The following are from one region of the Pseudodesulfovibrio piezophilus C1TLV30 genome:
- a CDS encoding DUF485 domain-containing protein, translating to MNQIESIRKKQLSFALGIGIPYFAFVIAIFLLVYLAGDMISQISILALPLHYWLVAVAIYPITWGLFIWYVSKANEMEDEIATEIQGG from the coding sequence ATGAATCAAATTGAATCAATTCGGAAAAAACAACTTTCATTCGCGCTTGGCATAGGCATTCCGTATTTTGCCTTTGTTATTGCCATTTTCCTGCTTGTTTATCTTGCAGGAGATATGATCAGTCAAATTTCCATTCTGGCACTCCCGTTACACTACTGGCTGGTAGCCGTGGCAATCTATCCCATAACCTGGGGATTATTCATCTGGTATGTGAGCAAGGCCAATGAAATGGAAGATGAAATAGCAACCGAAATTCAGGGAGGATAA
- a CDS encoding ABC transporter ATP-binding protein, with the protein MNKLLEIKNVDKHFDISGSFLDQLRIEGGKINRKRTVVKAVNNVSLEILPGETLSVVGESGCGKSTLARTVMGLYQPNNGEILYRGERIDHLSSAKMKPYRTKMQMVFQDPYASLNPRMAVREILEEPVKFHNPHMSRGEVKETVAEVMLQVGVDPKWASNFPHEFSGGQRQRISIARALVLGPEFVAADEPIAALDVSIQAQILNLLMDAQDQRGLTYLFISHDLSVVEHISTRVAVMYLGCICELATSADLFSTPKHPYTQALLSAIPRLGGQAGGHTRLSGDVPTPINLPSGCVFNGRCPHANDRCRNEIPLGRSVDDSIVACHAVEEGRI; encoded by the coding sequence ATGAATAAACTTCTCGAAATAAAAAATGTCGATAAACACTTCGATATTTCCGGGTCTTTTCTTGACCAACTTCGAATTGAAGGTGGTAAAATCAACCGCAAAAGAACTGTGGTCAAAGCGGTTAATAATGTAAGCTTGGAAATATTGCCCGGTGAAACTCTGAGCGTCGTTGGCGAGTCCGGCTGTGGGAAATCCACTCTGGCACGGACGGTCATGGGACTTTATCAGCCGAACAACGGTGAAATCCTCTATCGAGGGGAGCGCATCGACCATTTGTCTTCGGCCAAGATGAAACCATATCGTACCAAGATGCAAATGGTCTTTCAGGACCCATATGCTTCATTGAACCCACGTATGGCTGTACGAGAGATTCTTGAAGAGCCGGTAAAATTCCATAATCCGCATATGTCTCGCGGGGAAGTCAAGGAAACAGTCGCCGAAGTCATGCTTCAAGTTGGCGTGGACCCCAAATGGGCTTCCAACTTCCCGCATGAGTTCTCAGGAGGACAACGGCAACGTATATCCATTGCTCGTGCTCTGGTCCTTGGACCAGAGTTTGTCGCTGCGGATGAACCCATTGCTGCGCTTGATGTCTCAATTCAGGCACAGATTCTGAATCTGCTCATGGATGCGCAGGACCAACGTGGATTGACATACCTCTTTATCAGCCATGATCTGAGTGTTGTCGAGCACATCTCCACACGTGTCGCCGTCATGTATCTTGGCTGTATCTGCGAACTGGCCACATCTGCTGATTTATTTAGTACTCCCAAACATCCATACACACAGGCGCTGCTCTCAGCCATTCCTCGTCTCGGCGGGCAGGCTGGAGGCCATACCAGACTCTCTGGAGATGTTCCGACTCCTATAAACCTTCCATCTGGATGTGTCTTTAACGGACGCTGCCCTCACGCCAATGATCGGTGTAGAAACGAGATTCCTCTTGGGCGGTCAGTTGACGACAGTATCGTCGCCTGTCACGCAGTGGAAGAAGGACGCATCTGA
- a CDS encoding ABC transporter permease, whose protein sequence is MRSRWQRFRESFFLYSFLRDPMAYVSFAILMILLIGAFGAPLIAPHDPYNPTTIDIMNSELPPAWAVDGTTNFLLGTDDMGRDMFSTMLYGMRISIIIGIGAVLLQATLGIAIGLLSGYIKKLDTILMRIADVQLSFSTYMIAIFIGAIFQTMFGVANYEKIAAPLLILIIGLAEWPQYARTVRASVLAESKKEYVEAARVIGLSKVRIMWRHILPNTLSPVLVISTVQVANAIMSEAALSFLGLGMPMTKPSLGSLITAGFDYIFSGSWWITIFPGILLVLLVLVINLLGDWVRDYLNPKLYKG, encoded by the coding sequence ATGCGATCCAGATGGCAACGATTCCGCGAATCATTCTTCTTGTACAGTTTCCTAAGGGATCCGATGGCGTATGTCAGTTTCGCCATTCTGATGATCCTGTTGATAGGCGCATTCGGAGCTCCGCTCATCGCGCCGCATGATCCCTATAACCCTACGACCATTGACATCATGAACTCCGAACTCCCTCCAGCCTGGGCGGTAGACGGAACGACCAATTTCCTCCTGGGAACGGACGACATGGGCCGCGATATGTTTTCCACCATGCTTTACGGCATGCGGATATCCATCATTATCGGTATTGGTGCCGTGCTTCTCCAGGCAACACTCGGCATTGCGATAGGCCTGTTATCCGGCTATATTAAAAAGCTGGATACCATCCTGATGCGAATTGCCGATGTTCAGTTGTCATTTTCAACCTATATGATCGCCATTTTCATTGGAGCGATCTTTCAAACCATGTTTGGTGTGGCAAATTATGAAAAGATTGCTGCTCCACTCTTGATATTGATCATCGGTCTGGCCGAATGGCCGCAATATGCCCGAACTGTTCGAGCATCTGTTCTGGCTGAAAGCAAAAAGGAATATGTTGAAGCAGCACGGGTCATCGGGCTGTCCAAAGTCCGCATCATGTGGCGCCACATCCTCCCTAATACACTTTCACCAGTGCTGGTCATATCCACTGTTCAGGTCGCCAATGCCATTATGAGTGAAGCGGCGTTGTCCTTCCTCGGCCTTGGAATGCCTATGACCAAACCGTCACTGGGGTCACTTATTACGGCCGGGTTTGACTACATATTCTCCGGTTCATGGTGGATTACCATTTTCCCAGGCATCCTCCTCGTCCTGTTGGTCCTTGTGATCAACCTTTTAGGCGATTGGGTGCGCGATTATCTCAACCCAAAACTGTACAAGGGGTAA
- a CDS encoding ABC transporter ATP-binding protein: MEQLLDIKNLNVDFKLREKTLRAVRDVSLSVGKGERLGVVGESGAGKSVLGFSIINLISKPGQITSGEILFNGTDISQYSNEEMRKIRGDRISMIFQDPMMTLNPVLTIGTQMKETVLAHMNVTDKEAEAICLEKLQKVYIPSPEKRLKQYPHEFSGGMRQRIVIAISLLTNPSLIIADEPTTALDVTIQAEIMDLLLELCKTENMGLILITHDLAVVSEVTQRIAVLYAGRVVEIGPTMQIIENPQHPYTQGLLQALPQMAGGANRLNQIPGMMPSLFQMPQGCPFEPRCEYTMEKCRRDTPQLCGLENGAQVACFAREEGSNNE, encoded by the coding sequence ATGGAACAACTCCTTGACATAAAAAACCTCAATGTTGATTTCAAACTGCGGGAAAAAACCCTTCGAGCCGTCCGTGATGTCTCTTTGTCCGTGGGCAAAGGAGAACGCCTCGGTGTGGTCGGAGAATCCGGTGCAGGCAAGTCGGTCCTCGGCTTCTCCATCATCAATCTGATCTCCAAGCCGGGACAGATTACAAGTGGTGAAATTCTTTTCAACGGAACCGATATATCCCAATACTCCAATGAGGAAATGCGCAAAATCAGGGGCGATAGAATCTCCATGATTTTCCAGGACCCCATGATGACCCTGAATCCTGTGCTGACTATCGGCACTCAGATGAAGGAAACCGTGCTGGCGCACATGAATGTTACGGACAAGGAAGCGGAAGCAATCTGTCTAGAAAAATTGCAAAAGGTCTATATCCCTTCACCGGAAAAACGCCTCAAGCAATATCCTCATGAATTCTCTGGAGGCATGCGGCAGCGCATAGTCATCGCCATATCGCTGCTGACCAATCCAAGCTTGATCATCGCGGATGAACCCACAACAGCCCTTGACGTGACCATTCAGGCCGAGATCATGGATTTGCTACTCGAATTGTGCAAAACAGAGAACATGGGACTGATACTGATCACCCATGATCTTGCAGTCGTTTCCGAAGTGACTCAGCGTATTGCAGTGCTGTACGCTGGACGAGTCGTTGAAATCGGCCCCACCATGCAGATCATTGAAAACCCTCAGCATCCCTATACACAAGGACTTCTACAGGCGTTACCGCAAATGGCTGGCGGAGCAAATCGACTCAACCAGATCCCTGGCATGATGCCCTCGCTCTTCCAGATGCCCCAAGGATGTCCCTTCGAGCCTCGGTGTGAATATACAATGGAAAAGTGTAGACGCGATACTCCCCAACTCTGTGGGCTTGAAAATGGAGCGCAAGTCGCCTGTTTTGCCCGCGAGGAAGGAAGCAACAATGAATAA
- a CDS encoding ABC transporter substrate-binding protein, which translates to MKKITSLAITFIVAAMLFATPAIAGNTLKLAMDADPVSLDPHVQLSGGMLQYSHMVFDPLVRWDKNGGFEPRLAERWEVIGKTVTRFYLRKGVKFHSGNELTAEDVVFTFNRLKQSDDFKGLFTAFDDAVATDKYVVDLVTSEPYGLVMAMATYLFPMDKAFYTGIDPKNNKPKDLILKTDYTFANYNESGTGPFMVTEREQGVKTIFKRFPDYWDKNTGNVDEIVLTPISEAPTRVAALLSGDVDFIMPVPPNDLERIKNTDGLKLVTMSGSRIITFQLNQKRRPEFANLKVRQAMAYAYNSVGVAKKIMKGFATPAAQNSPKGYQGHNPELTLRYDLAKAKQLMKEAGYENGFSCTMIAPNNRYVNDEKIAQAFVGMMSKIGITVSLKTMPKAQYWDQFDAKVADIQMIGWHSDTEDSANFFEYLYMCPNLETGKGQYNSGNYCNAEVDKLTNESNSETNLEKRTAMLQKIEKILYDDAAFIPLHWQNLSWGSKKNMNTEDIVNVMNFPYFGNLVIK; encoded by the coding sequence ATGAAAAAGATCACGAGCCTGGCGATTACATTCATTGTTGCGGCAATGCTGTTCGCCACCCCGGCAATTGCCGGTAATACCCTGAAACTAGCCATGGACGCCGATCCGGTATCCTTGGACCCGCATGTCCAGTTGTCCGGTGGCATGCTCCAATACTCCCACATGGTTTTCGATCCCCTTGTCCGCTGGGACAAAAACGGTGGATTTGAGCCTCGCCTGGCCGAAAGGTGGGAAGTCATTGGTAAAACTGTTACTCGCTTCTATCTGCGCAAAGGTGTGAAATTTCACTCAGGCAATGAATTGACCGCTGAAGATGTCGTCTTCACTTTCAATCGCCTGAAACAGTCTGATGACTTCAAAGGACTGTTCACCGCCTTCGATGATGCTGTTGCTACTGATAAATACGTTGTGGATCTCGTCACTTCCGAGCCATACGGTCTGGTCATGGCGATGGCTACCTACCTTTTCCCCATGGACAAGGCCTTCTACACTGGTATTGATCCGAAAAACAACAAGCCCAAAGACCTGATCCTGAAAACTGACTACACCTTTGCCAACTACAATGAATCAGGCACTGGTCCTTTCATGGTTACAGAGCGTGAACAGGGTGTGAAGACCATTTTCAAACGGTTCCCTGACTACTGGGACAAGAACACCGGTAATGTTGATGAAATAGTTCTGACCCCGATCAGCGAAGCCCCCACCCGCGTGGCTGCTCTTCTGTCCGGTGACGTTGACTTCATCATGCCTGTTCCACCGAATGATCTGGAGCGTATCAAGAACACTGATGGTCTCAAACTCGTCACCATGTCCGGTTCCCGTATCATCACTTTCCAGCTGAATCAGAAACGCAGGCCTGAATTTGCCAACCTCAAGGTTCGCCAGGCCATGGCTTACGCGTACAACAGTGTGGGCGTTGCGAAAAAGATCATGAAGGGCTTTGCCACACCAGCAGCCCAGAACTCTCCTAAAGGATATCAGGGCCATAACCCGGAGCTTACACTTCGTTATGACCTGGCCAAAGCCAAGCAGTTGATGAAAGAAGCCGGCTATGAAAACGGATTCAGCTGTACTATGATCGCTCCCAACAACCGATATGTGAATGATGAAAAGATAGCTCAGGCATTTGTTGGTATGATGTCCAAGATCGGCATCACCGTCTCTCTCAAGACCATGCCCAAAGCCCAGTATTGGGATCAGTTCGATGCCAAGGTAGCCGATATCCAGATGATCGGTTGGCATTCCGACACTGAAGACTCCGCCAACTTCTTCGAATATCTCTACATGTGCCCCAACCTGGAAACAGGAAAGGGACAGTACAACTCTGGCAATTATTGTAACGCCGAGGTCGACAAGTTGACAAACGAGTCCAACTCAGAGACCAACCTTGAAAAGCGCACGGCCATGCTGCAAAAGATAGAAAAAATCCTCTACGATGACGCAGCCTTCATCCCCCTGCACTGGCAGAACCTGTCCTGGGGCTCCAAGAAAAATATGAACACCGAAGACATCGTGAATGTCATGAACTTCCCGTACTTCGGCAATTTGGTCATAAAGTAA
- a CDS encoding TIGR03960 family B12-binding radical SAM protein, whose amino-acid sequence MKELLPILPRPSRYLGSEWGVTIKDPANVTVRCGLAFPDMYEVGMSYLGQKILSETVNVHPQFWAERVFTPCEETAALLREHDTPLTTLESDTPLGELDAIAFSLTHELCYTNILYMLDLANIPFRAAERDTSHPLVIAGGGATFNAEPVAPFFDAMVIGDGEETLPAILSSIEQAKATGTSKDDLLKELATISGVYIPSFFEDQGPHTPLKPLLPGYETVEKAIVADLDKAHFPRGQVLAFDAIHDRLTMEIARGCTRGCRFCQAGMIYRPVRERSLETLGDILTRGLDETGYEETSMLSLSTGDFSALNTFFTSSFDQCASEQIAISLPSLRVGSLSSPIMERISSIRRTGATIAPEAGSQRLRDVINKGVDEEGLLEHVRMLFENGWQGVKLYFMIGLPTETDADLDAIVNLCLKVRDAAGRHIKRLQVTAAVSPFVPKPQTPFQWEPQISYDEIYRRIGYLRDQFRRHKRISMRFHEPEMTSLEGVFSRGDRRLAEVVEKAYAKGALFSSWKDHLRLEPYKEAMDEAGLSWDEFIGSRDPEGALPWDHLSCGLTKKYLLKERNRALDEKITEDCRYNACHNCGVCGVGEKKSTLKEQAKIKDIRPRMIFEERDQEGEQPPYSVEIPDLTIKAAHFRLWYEKNGPATYLSQLELQAVFERAFRRAGLPMSFSAGFHPMPRLSFGKALPVGVSSAAEWINVYLREDFEPVEVIKRLMPTMPLGLKPLKADRLSMGKKQPQAVEEVFELSLAHNQEAHLARWKDFMETDKYIVEKRTKKGMKNFDIRPLVKEITETETGLTLVLDWREAYMSPLVLSKHVMNDASPLEFQLTKVAQRFS is encoded by the coding sequence ATGAAAGAACTTCTGCCCATCCTTCCCCGACCGTCCAGATACCTTGGTAGCGAATGGGGTGTCACCATCAAGGACCCGGCCAATGTCACTGTCCGATGCGGCCTCGCCTTCCCCGATATGTACGAAGTGGGCATGTCCTATCTGGGACAGAAAATCCTTTCAGAAACAGTTAATGTTCACCCACAGTTCTGGGCAGAGAGAGTTTTCACACCATGTGAAGAGACCGCTGCCCTCCTGCGCGAACACGACACACCACTGACAACCCTGGAATCCGATACGCCTTTGGGAGAACTCGATGCTATCGCTTTCAGCCTGACGCATGAGCTTTGCTATACCAATATCCTCTACATGCTTGATCTGGCGAATATTCCGTTCAGAGCCGCAGAAAGAGACACCTCCCACCCACTTGTCATCGCAGGAGGTGGTGCAACGTTCAACGCAGAGCCTGTGGCTCCCTTTTTTGATGCCATGGTCATCGGAGACGGTGAAGAAACGCTTCCCGCCATCCTGTCCAGCATAGAACAAGCCAAAGCCACAGGGACCTCGAAAGACGACCTCCTCAAAGAACTCGCCACCATTTCAGGTGTTTATATACCTTCATTTTTTGAAGACCAAGGACCGCACACCCCACTCAAGCCTTTGCTGCCAGGATATGAGACCGTGGAAAAAGCCATTGTGGCCGATCTGGATAAGGCACACTTCCCACGCGGCCAGGTGCTCGCCTTTGATGCAATCCATGATCGCCTGACAATGGAAATAGCCAGAGGATGCACCCGAGGCTGCCGATTCTGCCAAGCGGGTATGATCTACCGCCCGGTCCGAGAGCGCTCCCTTGAAACCCTGGGGGACATCCTCACCCGTGGTCTGGATGAAACGGGCTATGAAGAAACATCCATGCTTTCCCTTTCCACCGGAGACTTCTCTGCTCTCAATACTTTTTTTACCAGCAGTTTTGATCAATGTGCCTCGGAACAAATTGCCATATCACTTCCTTCACTCCGGGTCGGTTCACTCTCATCCCCGATCATGGAACGAATCTCCTCCATTCGAAGGACTGGAGCGACCATTGCCCCCGAAGCCGGGAGTCAGCGCCTGCGAGATGTGATCAACAAGGGCGTGGACGAAGAAGGCCTGCTCGAACACGTTCGCATGCTCTTTGAAAACGGTTGGCAAGGAGTCAAACTCTACTTCATGATAGGACTGCCGACCGAAACGGACGCGGACCTCGATGCCATAGTCAACCTCTGTCTCAAAGTCAGAGACGCCGCAGGCAGACATATCAAACGTCTTCAGGTAACAGCGGCAGTTTCACCATTTGTCCCGAAACCACAAACACCATTTCAGTGGGAACCCCAAATATCCTATGATGAAATATATCGGCGTATCGGGTATTTGCGAGACCAATTCCGCCGACATAAACGCATCAGTATGCGATTCCATGAACCGGAGATGACATCACTTGAAGGTGTTTTCTCGCGTGGGGACAGACGGTTGGCAGAGGTCGTGGAAAAAGCATACGCCAAAGGCGCCCTTTTTTCGAGTTGGAAAGACCATCTCAGACTCGAACCTTACAAAGAAGCAATGGATGAAGCTGGTTTGTCCTGGGATGAGTTCATTGGTTCCAGAGACCCCGAAGGCGCGCTTCCATGGGACCACTTGTCCTGTGGGCTGACCAAGAAATACCTGCTGAAGGAACGGAACCGAGCGCTTGATGAAAAAATAACCGAAGACTGTCGGTACAATGCATGCCACAATTGCGGTGTGTGTGGGGTGGGTGAAAAAAAATCCACACTGAAAGAACAGGCCAAAATAAAAGATATTCGCCCAAGAATGATCTTCGAAGAACGAGACCAGGAAGGAGAACAGCCTCCCTACTCCGTCGAGATTCCCGATTTGACCATAAAAGCAGCTCACTTCCGTCTCTGGTACGAGAAGAATGGACCAGCAACGTATTTAAGCCAGCTTGAGCTTCAGGCCGTTTTTGAACGTGCTTTTCGTAGAGCAGGTCTACCTATGAGCTTTTCCGCCGGTTTTCATCCCATGCCCCGACTCTCGTTCGGCAAGGCTCTCCCGGTTGGCGTCTCAAGCGCAGCAGAGTGGATCAATGTCTATTTACGCGAAGACTTTGAACCGGTGGAAGTTATCAAGCGCTTGATGCCCACCATGCCCCTTGGACTGAAACCCCTCAAAGCGGATCGTCTCTCCATGGGGAAAAAGCAACCCCAAGCAGTAGAGGAAGTCTTTGAGTTATCCCTGGCTCACAATCAGGAAGCACACCTCGCGCGCTGGAAGGACTTCATGGAAACCGACAAATATATCGTTGAAAAGCGCACCAAGAAAGGGATGAAGAATTTTGATATCCGTCCCCTTGTCAAAGAGATCACGGAAACAGAAACAGGACTCACTCTCGTGCTTGATTGGCGCGAAGCGTATATGAGTCCTCTGGTTTTGAGCAAACACGTCATGAATGACGCCTCTCCTCTGGAATTCCAATTGACCAAGGTCGCACAGCGTTTCTCCTAA
- a CDS encoding sodium/solute symporter has protein sequence MEAGYQIPVMALILIGCMLTFTIVTTFMFRSQKTSADYYLAGRKVNSFINASAISSDYLSAASFLGVAGVAFLYGFDGIIYALGFFVGYIALLLFLASPLRKFGRYTVPDFVSERFHSKTARILGVIGVLFVSLFYMAPQMLGAGKVMGLLLNIDYEPSIIIIACIITFYVTVGGMKATTINQLVQFWILFGAMFLLAFIPFMVKGYTYSDVVSFLATFKGPDPVTGKIFDGAAYTGPAYWLTNLKDTLSLLLALMFGTAGLPHILVRFYTAPDGKAARRTVIYVLLLIGMFYILSPYVGHVIRYTYMQGESMDVSPHLMKWLAVNGKNLAVPVAGSHFGGQILLGIVVAGAFAAILSTVAGLIIACAGAIGHDLVVNIFNPDMPEQTRVKVARLSSILVGLLGIPLGFWAESMQIAVLVGLAFAIAASTFFPVLVMGVWWPRMTKNGACAGLTTGIIGSFFMILGKDLLPDFLQYKNPGGFVMLFSFLAIYVASKMEVSTKGESALPPDTQKVMAILHGPEKL, from the coding sequence ATGGAAGCCGGATATCAAATACCTGTCATGGCCCTGATCCTCATCGGCTGCATGTTGACGTTTACAATAGTGACAACATTCATGTTTCGCAGCCAAAAGACTTCTGCTGACTATTATCTGGCAGGACGCAAAGTCAATTCGTTCATCAATGCTTCCGCCATTTCATCCGACTATTTGTCAGCCGCTTCATTTCTTGGAGTCGCAGGCGTGGCATTCCTGTACGGTTTTGACGGTATTATCTATGCACTGGGTTTTTTCGTCGGATATATTGCACTCCTTCTGTTTCTGGCAAGCCCACTGAGAAAGTTCGGTCGTTACACTGTACCTGATTTCGTTTCAGAGCGTTTTCACTCAAAGACAGCACGCATACTCGGTGTCATCGGTGTTCTCTTTGTTTCCTTGTTCTACATGGCTCCACAAATGTTGGGGGCCGGGAAGGTCATGGGGCTTCTGCTAAATATCGACTACGAACCCTCCATTATTATCATCGCCTGCATCATCACATTCTATGTAACCGTTGGCGGTATGAAGGCAACAACGATTAATCAACTGGTCCAATTCTGGATTCTCTTCGGAGCCATGTTCCTGCTCGCATTCATCCCATTCATGGTAAAAGGATATACTTACAGCGATGTTGTCAGCTTTTTGGCGACCTTCAAGGGCCCGGACCCTGTGACTGGAAAGATCTTTGATGGAGCCGCATACACCGGGCCTGCGTATTGGTTGACGAATCTCAAAGACACATTGTCTCTCCTGCTGGCTCTCATGTTCGGCACAGCCGGTTTACCCCACATTCTAGTGCGTTTCTATACTGCACCGGATGGCAAAGCTGCACGCAGAACAGTCATATATGTTCTTTTGCTTATCGGCATGTTCTACATCCTTAGTCCCTATGTCGGTCATGTCATCCGCTATACCTATATGCAAGGTGAATCCATGGATGTCTCACCTCATCTCATGAAATGGCTCGCCGTCAATGGCAAGAATCTGGCAGTCCCGGTTGCTGGTTCTCATTTTGGAGGACAGATCTTGCTCGGTATTGTCGTTGCAGGAGCCTTTGCGGCCATCCTGTCCACTGTCGCCGGATTGATTATAGCCTGTGCGGGAGCAATCGGACATGACCTCGTGGTCAATATTTTCAACCCTGACATGCCGGAACAAACTCGCGTCAAAGTCGCTCGGCTCTCTTCAATATTGGTCGGGCTACTTGGCATCCCTCTGGGCTTCTGGGCGGAATCCATGCAGATAGCCGTTCTCGTCGGATTAGCCTTTGCCATCGCTGCTTCCACCTTTTTTCCCGTACTTGTGATGGGGGTCTGGTGGCCTCGAATGACGAAAAACGGTGCATGTGCAGGATTGACAACGGGCATTATCGGCTCATTCTTCATGATACTGGGAAAAGACCTGCTTCCCGATTTTTTGCAATACAAAAATCCGGGTGGATTCGTCATGCTCTTCTCCTTTTTAGCCATTTACGTGGCCTCAAAAATGGAAGTGTCCACCAAAGGAGAATCTGCCCTTCCCCCAGATACACAGAAAGTCATGGCGATACTGCACGGTCCCGAAAAACTCTGA
- a CDS encoding ABC transporter permease yields the protein MFAFTVKRIAQALLVMLIISMIGFSIKSAFGDPVRELVGERVTPEERAQIREKLGLNDPFMVQYGRFLKNAIHGDLGRSFFFKKPVTEVIISKAPATLELVFCASLIVICLSVPLGIYSAIHPKRLFSKIVMGGSIVGVSMPVFLTAILLIYVFSVELHWLPSFGRGETVQLFGWWDSGLLTLDGLKHLVMPSIALSSIMLPLFIRLIRSEMMEVLESEYVKYAWAKGLKPRRVWLVHAFKNTLLPVITVGGVQLGIMVAFTILTETVFQWQGMGSMFIQSVERADTALMVSYIVVVGFIFVVVNTLVDLIYGLVNPTIRVAGRK from the coding sequence ATGTTTGCATTCACAGTAAAACGCATCGCCCAGGCTCTTTTGGTCATGTTGATCATTTCCATGATCGGCTTTTCCATCAAGAGCGCTTTCGGTGACCCAGTCCGCGAACTTGTGGGCGAACGAGTCACACCGGAAGAACGCGCACAGATCAGAGAGAAACTCGGGCTTAACGACCCATTCATGGTTCAGTACGGACGTTTTCTCAAAAACGCCATACACGGAGACCTCGGTCGTTCCTTCTTCTTTAAAAAACCGGTAACGGAAGTCATCATATCCAAGGCTCCAGCCACATTGGAACTGGTCTTCTGTGCCTCACTCATCGTCATCTGTCTTTCAGTGCCGTTGGGTATATACTCCGCAATTCACCCTAAACGGCTGTTCAGCAAAATTGTTATGGGCGGCTCCATCGTCGGCGTTTCCATGCCGGTCTTCCTCACGGCCATCCTACTCATCTACGTTTTCTCCGTTGAACTTCACTGGCTTCCGTCTTTCGGACGGGGAGAAACCGTCCAGCTTTTTGGCTGGTGGGATAGTGGGTTACTCACACTGGATGGCCTCAAGCACTTGGTCATGCCATCCATTGCACTCTCATCCATCATGTTGCCTCTTTTCATCCGCTTGATCAGGTCGGAAATGATGGAAGTCCTTGAAAGTGAATACGTCAAATATGCATGGGCAAAAGGGCTGAAGCCCCGCAGAGTATGGCTTGTCCATGCCTTTAAGAATACTCTCCTGCCGGTTATAACGGTCGGTGGTGTTCAGCTTGGCATCATGGTTGCTTTTACCATCCTCACCGAGACGGTTTTCCAATGGCAGGGCATGGGATCCATGTTCATCCAATCGGTGGAAAGAGCAGATACTGCACTGATGGTTTCGTATATCGTTGTTGTTGGATTCATCTTTGTCGTGGTCAACACGCTGGTTGATCTCATCTATGGTCTGGTCAATCCGACCATCCGCGTAGCGGGGAGGAAATAG